TTCCAATGAAAAGACAAGAAATCTTGGGAATTTACTTTTCCATAACGGCTTCATCGAAGATTTTTCTGTAATGGTGCAAATCAAATTGAGAGGCTAATGCGTCGACTCTAGCCCAAAATTCATCTTCATTGAAGCCAACAAAATCTATAACGATAAACTCTGAGAGATTAGGGAAAGCATGGGCTATACGGAAATTTCTATAAAAGGTAGCCTCGTCAAAAGTACCACTGTTTTTTAGGTCTAGGAAAGCTTGATGAATTAATTTCTTATAAGCGATCTTCTTTACCTCAGTCATTAGATCAACTCCTTTAAACAAGCGAATACTACAGTTTGTTGGGGAATCCTGCAAAAGGATGAACAGTTGATTTAACAAACCACACGTTGAGTTGAATGGAACGAGTGGTAATAAGAGGCTATTCACGGAAGAAACGGAGTGCAGCTTTGTGATAAAAGCAAAAAATGAAAAGCAGCATCCCAAAAAGGGAGTGCTGCAAATAATTAAGGGACGTACTGTTCTGTAACTTTTGTGATGACTCCATTCTTTACTTCAACGTGGAACGGTATCTGATAAGGAATCCCCTTGGAAAGCACAAACTTTTTAAAAGTATCGGCGTTTACTGCTTCATTCCAATGGAAATTCCCATCTTTTTGTGTAGAGTTGGTTTGAAGAGTAAACGAAGCCTTCGGAGAAACTTCAAACGTTCTAATTTTAAGATTGCTATTACGAATGTAATATGGCATTGGATAGTCCTCTTTTTCCAATGGATGATCTTGGCGATAAGCTTTTACTGCTGCCTCACCGAAAAACCATTGAACATAGTCAAGCGAAACGATTAACTTTCCGTTTTTCACTTGTAACGTTTTCACATAGGCCATTGATTTTTCAAGGGTATTTCCTTGTTTATCCTTGATGCTTGTTGGAACAATTACTTGGGGAGGAACAGGCGCAACTGTTCCTTGCTGTGAAGCTGCATGCGCGTCAGGAACAAGCAAAGCACAGAATAACAAAGAAGAAAGCAGCAAATATGTTTTTCTCATAGGGTGTCATTTCCTTTCTGTTTACACGTAATACGATTCACAATTAGTAGGACGAAAAACAAACGAGACCGTTACTCCTCAAGATGAAAAATTTAACATAACTATATTGAGTGTAAAATAGGTGAACGGATTGAGCAAAGAATTTGACCTTATATCAGACATACATCTTGATTTTTGGATGAAAGTTGAAAATCCACTACACAAGATGGTGCCTCAAATCAAGAACTTGATTAAAAGAATCTTACCTGATATTCACCCATAAAGTGCTTATCATTGCTGATGATCTAGGTCATTACACTTGGCAAATCAGTGTAAGTGATTCGAGATTAACACAGATTAATAAAGTTGTGGGAGAGTATGACGTTTGGGTACATGTGTTCCTTCCATTTTCCCAAGCTGAAGGTAAAGATCAAAGAAAGCAGCAAAGGCGGATTCACGGGTCAGGTAGATGTTGCTTTTAAATCGCGTACTGACGGATCATCAGATTGGATTGTTGGTTTTGGAAATACTGCTGATGAAGCTTTAGAAGATGCAATTAAATCCTTTCTCAACAGTGTCCCGGAAAATGAAAGTCTAACGGAAGATGACTTTGAGTGGTCAGAGTCAAGTAATTGGAACTGATGCTGTATATCTAGTTGTGATGGACATCTGCATCAAACAAGTGTCTTAAGATGGTTCTCAGTAACAGGCTCGAAAACAAAAGCCACCATGACTTATCAAAACAAACGGAATGTTTCAGGTAATGGAAAGCATCGATCCTCCAGCAGTAGTTGAGAACGAAGACGGGTCTCTGACTGAAAAGCAGAGGCTTTTTTGTTATGGAGTACCTTCGAGACTTTAATACTACTAGAGCTACAATGGCTGTCGGCTACAGTAAGATAACAGCTTATGCCATCGGGTGGGAGAATTTGAGGAAACCTCAGATTCAGGCAGAGATCAAGCGATAGAAATAAGCAACGACAGTGAGCTGGGAATGAGTGAGCAGCGAATTGTGGCCGAGTACATGAAAATTGGCTTTGCTGACATTTCAGAGTATGTGGAGTTTGGACAGCAGGTAATTACCGGTATCTAGTATCCAGAGGATACTACTGGTGCCATTGAAAGAAAATGACTACTCATTAGACGGACCTTGGTAACAGGTTGGAATAGCAAAGTATTTCAGCTGATCGGTCGGTTCAAGGTCATCCCGTGGAAAATTACAAATATAAGGGGTGTTGCTGAGGGGATTATCAAATTTTGTATTGGAGGTGCAATTCTATCTATTTCATAAGTGAAATTAGTCTTTTTGCAGATTCACTATCTGAGGGGTTAGCTGATAAAGCTTCGACACATTTTATAAACTCCTCCAATTCTTGGGGATTGTTATCGATCGTTGCATGTTGAGAATTTTGAAAGTAGTTTTCAAGCATGTATCCGTAACTAAGTACGTTCTTGGCTTCTTCAGTTGTACCTACAGTAAATGATGTACTATCAACAAGGATTTGAACTTTACTCGCATGGGAAAGCGCTAATTTAAATTTTGTATCCCAATCAGTGCTTTGACTTAATGATGTAGCGATAGACTTTAAACTTCTTTGAAAATCAACATCAATGCGCTCTTGGTAAAGTTCTAAATGACTTCTGCTTTTTACCAATCCCCAAATAGTTAAGACATTAGTTACTACTAATGCAGCAATTAATGTAGAGAAAAAGTATTTTTT
This genomic stretch from Brevibacillus brevis harbors:
- a CDS encoding terminase small subunit, which translates into the protein MEYLRDFNTTRATMAVGYSKITAYAIGWENLRKPQIQAEIKR
- a CDS encoding terminase small subunit is translated as MGEFEETSDSGRDQAIEISNDSELGMSEQRIVAEYMKIGFADISEYVEFGQQVITGI